One part of the Vicia villosa cultivar HV-30 ecotype Madison, WI linkage group LG6, Vvil1.0, whole genome shotgun sequence genome encodes these proteins:
- the LOC131611082 gene encoding leucine-rich repeat receptor-like serine/threonine-protein kinase At1g17230: MWVAILLIWGLIIGIQSATPTSQSKMESNAILNSGWWNKSDAQFNMSRRCHWPGISCNEDGSIYGINITGTSSICCVKFSALNLSAFHSLEILVLSSMVLEGVIPKEIGLLSKLTHLDLSYNNLEGEIPPSLENLTKLTHLDLSVNNLKGEMSPSLGSLTKLTHLDLSSNFLGGEIPHSIGNLKQLKHLGLFNNKIEAFIPSLRNLKQLQELDISHNNIQGSIPSLGNLTQLLVLDVSYNKIQGSLPSLENLTQLRELDISYNKIQGSIPSLGNLTQLQLLEISYNKIQGSIPSLGNLTQLQVLDISNNKIQGSLPSLGNLTQLVILDISNNKIQGFIPPELGFMNNLIILDLSYNKLNKHLSLARFGVVALETLVGRHPEDILALLQSTSTQDIKLCEVLDQRLSLPNNDIVLRDIIRIAAIAFACLNLNPSLRPTMKIVSQSFVIELPPFSTPLTGISLQQLMSHELKALFHILEILEFAFQTSPI, translated from the exons ATGTGGGTGGCCATTCTTCTTATTTGGGGTTTGATTATTGGGATTCAATCTGCAACTCCAACATCTCAATCCAAAATGGAATCAAACGCCATATTGAATAGTGGATGGTGGAACAAGTCTGATGCACAATTTAATATGTCAAGACGTTGTCATTGGCCCGGTATATCTTGCAATGAGGATGGAAGCATATATGGAATCAACATAACAGGTACTAGTAGTATTTGTTGTGTTAAATTTTCAGCTCTCAACCTATCTGCTTTCCACAGTTTAGAAATTCTTGTTTTAAGTTCAATGGTTTTAGAAGGGGTTATTCCAAAAGAAATTGGTCTCCTCTCCAAACTCACTCATCTTGATTTGTCTTATAATAATCTTGAAGGTGAAATTCCTCCTTCACTAGAAAATCTGACAAAACTCACTCATCTTGATTTGTCTGTTAATAATCTTAAAGGTGAAATGTCTCCTTCACTCGGAAGTCTCACAAAACTCACTCATCTTGATTTGTCTTCTAATTTTCTTGGAGGTGAAATACCTCATTCAATAGGCAACCTTAAACAATTAAAACATTTGGGCCTATTTAACAATAAGATTGAAGCTTTCATTCCTTCACTGAGAAATCTCAAACAATTACAAGAGCTGGACATCTCTCACAACAACATTCAGGGTTCCATTCCTTCACTAGGAAATCTCACACAACTACTAGTGCTAGATGTCTCTTACAACAAGATTCAAGGTTCCCTTCCTTCACTAGAAAATCTCACACAATTACGAGAGCTGGACATCTCTTACAACAAGATTCAAGGTTCCATTCCTTCACTAGGAAATCTCACACAACTACAATTGCTAGAGATCTCTTACAACAAGATTCAAGGTTCCATTCCTTCATTAGGAAATCTCACACAACTACAAGTGCTAGATATCTCTAACAACAAGATTCAAGGTTCCCTTCCTTCACTAGGAAATCTCACACAACTAGTAATACTAGATATCTCTAACAACAAGATTCAAGGTTTCATTCCTCCTGAGTTGGGGTTTATGAATAATCTCATAATATTAGATTTATCTTACAATAAACTCAATAAACACTTGTCATTGGCCCG TTTTGGTGTTGTTGCACTTGAAACTTTAGTGGGAAGACATCCCGAAGATATATTGGCATTACTTCAATCAACATCAACCCAAGATATCAAATTATGTGAAGTATTAGATCAACGTCTCTCACTTCCAAACAATGACATAGTTTTACGTGACATAATTCGTATTGCCGCAATAGCATTTGCCTGCTTAAATCTCAATCCTTCTTTACGGCCAACAATGAAAATTGTCTCACAAAGTTTTGTCATTGAACTTCCACCATTTAGCACTCCATTGACTGGAATTTCTTTGCAACAACTCATGAGTCATGAACTCAAAGCTTTATTTCAcatt CTAGAAATATTAGAATTTGCTTTTCAAACATCTCCAatataa